From the Bacteroidota bacterium genome, one window contains:
- a CDS encoding class I SAM-dependent methyltransferase, giving the protein MQTTPIAFSGNIPVNYDSYLGPMFFEPYALDMADRISRFTPSGLLELACGTGRLTKLLPAVTAKDANIMATDINPAMINYAMRTVKSDKVKWLEVDAVTLPFHDETFDCVVAQFGVMFYSNRPKAFKEALRVLKPGGVFIFNCWDEIDNNPMAKITNDTLQHFFPVNTPAFYSVPFSYFDEKLIAKDLREAGFNTFTIEKVQQTGYSKSASNAAKGLINGTPTVTAIEDRDADQLPLILERLENQIATQFSMESLKVPLNAKVITCMK; this is encoded by the coding sequence ATGCAAACAACCCCAATTGCCTTTTCAGGCAACATCCCGGTGAACTATGATTCATATCTGGGACCCATGTTTTTTGAACCTTATGCGCTTGACATGGCAGATCGCATAAGTCGGTTTACGCCATCCGGTTTATTGGAGCTGGCCTGCGGGACAGGTCGATTGACAAAATTGCTCCCGGCAGTAACCGCTAAGGATGCGAACATTATGGCAACGGATATTAATCCAGCTATGATTAATTACGCCATGAGAACCGTCAAAAGTGATAAAGTTAAATGGCTTGAAGTGGATGCGGTTACACTTCCATTCCATGACGAAACATTTGATTGTGTCGTAGCGCAATTCGGAGTCATGTTTTACAGCAATCGCCCCAAAGCTTTTAAAGAAGCATTGCGCGTGCTAAAACCGGGTGGTGTATTTATTTTCAATTGCTGGGATGAAATTGATAATAATCCCATGGCAAAGATTACAAATGATACACTGCAACATTTTTTTCCGGTGAACACTCCTGCATTTTACAGTGTGCCATTTTCGTATTTTGATGAAAAATTAATTGCGAAAGATTTGCGCGAGGCTGGTTTCAATACTTTTACAATTGAAAAGGTTCAGCAAACCGGCTATAGCAAATCCGCTTCCAATGCAGCGAAAGGGTTGATCAATGGTACGCCTACTGTAACCGCCATTGAAGATCGTGATGCTGATCAATTGCCTTTGATTCTGGAGCGTCTGGAGAATCAAATCGCAACACAATTCTCTATGGAATCTTTAAAAGTGCCTTTAAATGCAAAGGTGATAACCTGCATGAAGTAA
- a CDS encoding helix-turn-helix domain-containing protein — protein sequence MLYFLEKVRESPAFYKQLSVDDQLITEYNCPIDTKMLTLWASQGYFVYVLEGKKIWHIPGHSFELNQGECLFVKKGAHIVEQFFDVRFCVVVFFLSDEFICETIRDHKMVVNVKGKKEPTLPVMPVDADDSLHAFFNSVVPYFLSQKETNKALLQLKFKELILNVVHNPRNRAIGDYFCSLLTDSFPESIRKILEENFHYNLGLNEYAKMCGRSLSAFKRDFEEHFKTTPGRWLLERRLQQAQLLLDTSSKSVSEIAFDCGFENASHFSRSFRQRYGKSPANYRQK from the coding sequence ATGCTTTATTTTTTAGAGAAAGTCAGGGAAAGCCCTGCGTTTTATAAACAACTTTCGGTAGATGATCAACTCATCACGGAATACAATTGCCCTATCGATACAAAAATGCTCACGCTTTGGGCAAGTCAGGGTTACTTTGTATATGTATTGGAGGGTAAAAAAATCTGGCATATTCCCGGGCATTCATTTGAATTGAATCAGGGTGAATGTTTGTTTGTTAAGAAGGGTGCTCATATTGTGGAACAGTTTTTTGACGTTCGCTTTTGTGTGGTGGTATTCTTTCTTTCAGATGAATTTATTTGCGAAACGATCCGGGATCACAAAATGGTTGTGAATGTAAAGGGTAAAAAAGAACCCACATTGCCGGTAATGCCCGTAGATGCTGATGATTCACTTCATGCTTTTTTTAATTCTGTTGTACCCTATTTTTTAAGTCAGAAAGAGACCAATAAGGCACTGCTCCAGTTAAAATTCAAAGAATTAATTCTGAATGTTGTTCATAATCCCCGCAATCGCGCTATCGGGGATTATTTCTGTTCTCTGCTGACGGATTCATTCCCGGAATCTATACGTAAAATTCTGGAAGAAAATTTTCATTACAACCTGGGACTGAATGAGTATGCAAAAATGTGCGGACGAAGTTTGTCGGCATTTAAAAGAGATTTTGAAGAGCATTTCAAAACTACCCCGGGGCGTTGGTTATTGGAACGTAGATTACAACAGGCACAATTATTACTCGATACATCCTCAAAATCTGTCAGTGAAATTGCATTTGATTGTGGTTTTGAAAATGCATCACATTTCAGCAGATCGTTTCGTCAGCGCTACGGTAAATCTCCCGCAAATTACCGTCAAAAGTAA